GCCACCCACAGACACTTGCCCATCCGCCCATCCGCCCATCCGCCCATCCGCCCAGCAGGCCGCCCCGGCAGCACATGCAGGGGCGGCCGCTGCCTCATCGGCCGTTGCCGGAAGAGTGTTCCTCCCGGGTGCGCCGGCTCAGGAGAGCATGTTGACCTTGTACTGCATGATCCGGTAGTTCTTCGGGTCGTACCACTGGCTGACGGCGATGTGGAAGTTGCCGAACGTCGAGCCGGGGATGACGAATCCGCCGTACGGGCTTGCCACGAAGTTGGCCGCCTCCTGACCCGGTGTGCCGGGCAGGATCATCGTCTGCTCCAGCGTCCTGGTCAGGTCCGACGTCGGGAGCGGAAAGACCATCGCCCGGATCGACAGCGCGTTCATGTTCAGCCAGGTGAGGACGTACTTGCCGTCCATGGCGCGGAAGCAGATCTCGCCCCACTTCCGGGTCCCGAAGACGGTCGTCGGGGGCGCGCCCCACCGCCAGCCGCCGTCAGCGTAGCCCCACGGCTCGTACGCGTCCGCGTTGCCGAGGCTGTCCTTCCGTACCCGGTGCAGCAGCATCCCCGATTCCACGTCGCGGTTGAAGACCGTGGACAGGACATAGCAGTAGTCGCCCTCGGCCACCGCGTACGTCTTCTGCTGGAACTGGCCGCCGTGCAGGTCCCCCGGCCACTGGCACAGGTACTCCCAGGTCTCACCGTTGTCGGTGGAGCGCCAGAAGTCCGTGTGGTGGGTGTCGTAGATGACACCGCGCATGAGGTGCATGTACATCACGCCGTCGACGACGAACACATCGGACGGGATCGCCGTCGTGGCCTTGTCGCCGACCGGGCTGTGCGGCTCGTCGACCAGGCTGTTGGCGTGATTGCCGCCGAC
This genomic stretch from Streptomyces nigrescens harbors:
- a CDS encoding DUF4185 domain-containing protein; protein product: MTRLPQEKDATTGGYSRRRLLKAGLGVAMGAGVVGSSTTVAMAGGPNDPSSPTLATKVKNLSGPAETGPFASPWTDLGIPALCPNGTMLFVGGDTFNGDHVPQPGEPADDWRAPVGLRSSSADLNNLRIDGSVGGNHANSLVDEPHSPVGDKATTAIPSDVFVVDGVMYMHLMRGVIYDTHHTDFWRSTDNGETWEYLCQWPGDLHGGQFQQKTYAVAEGDYCYVLSTVFNRDVESGMLLHRVRKDSLGNADAYEPWGYADGGWRWGAPPTTVFGTRKWGEICFRAMDGKYVLTWLNMNALSIRAMVFPLPTSDLTRTLEQTMILPGTPGQEAANFVASPYGGFVIPGSTFGNFHIAVSQWYDPKNYRIMQYKVNMLS